The stretch of DNA TTATCTCTAGCTTACTACCCCCGGAATCACTATCCGGGGCGACCCTTCCGGCACTCGCGAAATCGAGCGGCCACGGTTCGCCCCGCTCCATTCGGTCGCCCCTCGTTCGGGGTAGGAGAGACGCCAGAAAAGAGATCCCGCATGCGCTTGCAAGGTAGACCTCCATGAAAAGCTCATTCACCCCACAAGAGATCAAAGTGACGTTCTGCACAGTGTCGAGTTCGATCCTGCTGTGCTCATCCATGGAGGCGCAGGCCGGCCCCGCAGCGGATGAAACCACCCCCTGGTATCGCCAGGATGTGCCCGTCCTGACCCTGCCGGCGACCGTCATTACACCCGACCTGCAACGCCTGAGCCCACGCCCCGACCTGCAGGGCGCCAACCTGATCACCGAAGATCTGGCGCCGGCCAGCTGGGACCGGTTGTATGGGCAAAGCGCCCGCCTGGCGCAAACCGACGTGCTCTCGCCAGGCTTTGCCGCCCCCGGCAGCGGCGAACTCAAAGGCCCGGCGGTACTCACGGTGCAAAGCGCCGGCGGCCATACCCAGACCATCGGCCTGATTGGCGGGCGCAACCAGATCCAGGCCAACAGCGGCGGCCTGATCAGCAGCCGCGCCCTCGCCGACCCGACCACCGACACCCTGAACCTGCAAGGCCAGAGCCTCGGCGCCTATTACAGCCTGACCGGCGACAAGGGCTGGCATGTCGACTTGTCGGCCAGCGGCGGCCGGGTCAGTGGTTTCAGCCGCAATGAACAAGGCGCGCGTCAGGCCACCGAGGGCAGCGCGATGACCCTCTCGATCGAAGGCGGCTACCCGATCGGCCTGAGTGAGAACTGGGTGGTCGAACCCCAGGCGCAATTGATCAATCAACGCATCACCCTCGACACGCCGTACGCGGGCTCCGGCAATGCTTCATCGACGGATCTGTCGGCATGGAGCGGCCGCGTCGGCGCTCGTATGAAAGGCAGTTACGATTTGAACGGCCTGCCGCTGGAGCCCTACGTGCGGACCAACGTGTGGCACACGGTCTACACCGGCAACACGGTGACCCTGGACCAGGTCGATAAAATCAGCAGCAGCCGCAAATCGTCGACGGTCGAATTAGGGTTGGGATTGGTGGCGCGGGTGACGCCTGCCGTCAGCCTGTATGTCAGTGCCGATTACAGCAGTGATGTCGATGACAATGATTTGAACGGGCTGATTGGCAGCCTTGGGGTGCGGATGCGCTGGTGAACCCGGTTTGAGGAGCGATGGCGTCTGAGCTGACGCCATCGCGAGCAGGCTCACTCCTACATTTGAAATGCATTCCCCTGTAGGAGAGCCTGCTCGCAAAGGCAGCGCCTCGGTCCTGGATCAGCCCTCAGGCTTGAGAATCAACACCGCCAACGGCGGCAGATTCAACTCCAGCGACAGCGACTGCCCATGGCTCGCCACCTCGTCGGTGAACGCGCCACCGCCATTGCCATAATTGGACCCGGCATAGGTGTCGGCATCACTGTTGAGCAGCTCGGTCCAGCGCCCGGCGAACGGCACGCCAACACGGTAGGACTGACGTGGCACAGGGGTGAAGTTGGCCACCACCAGCACCGGTTTGCCGTCCTTGCTCCAGCGCAGCCATGCATACACGCTGTTGATCGCATCATCGCCGATCAGCCACTGGAATCCCTGCGGCGCGTCGTCCTGATCGTGCAGCGCCGGTTCGTCGCGGTACAGGCGATTGAGGTCGCCGACCAGTTTCTGCACGCCTTTGTGCTCGGAATACTGCAGCAGATACCAGTCGAGTTGCTGATCGTGATTCCACTCGCGCCACTGGCCGAACTCGCAACCCATGAACAACAGCTTCTTGCCCGGGTGGGTCCACATGAAGCTCAGATAGGCGCGCAGGTTGGCGAACTTCTGCCAGCGATCGCCGGGCATTTTGTCGATCAGCGAGTGCTTGCCGTGCACCACTTCGTCGTGGGAAATCGGCAGGATGAAGCGCTCGGACCAGGCGTAGACCAGACCAAAGCTCAGCTCGTTGTGATGATGCGCGCGGTACACCGGGTCCTGCTGGATGTAGTGCAGCGAGTCGTGCATCCAGCCCATGTTCCATTTGTAGGCAAAACCGAGGCCGCCCTGCTGGGTGCTCTGGCTGACGCCCGGCCATGCGGTGGACTCTTCGGCAATCACCAGCGCGCCCGGCGCTTCCAGTTCGACCACGTCATTCAAGTGCCGGAGGAAATCGATGGCTTCCAGATTTTCCCGGCCGCCGTGGCGGTTCGGCACCCATTCGCCGGCCTTGCGCGAATAATCGCGATAAAGCATCGAGGCCACCGCGTCGACCCGCAGGCCATCGACGTGAAAATGCTTCAACCAGTGCAGCGCCGACGCCAGCATGTAGCCGTGCACTTCGGTGCGCCCGAGGTTGTAGATCAGTGTGTCCCAGTCCTGATGGAAGCCTTCCAGCGGGTTGCCGTATTCGTACAGCGCCGTGCCGTCGAACTGCGCCAGGCCATGGGTATCGGTGGGGAAATGCGCCGGCACCCAGTCGAGAATCACGCCGATACCGGCCTGGTGACAGGTGTTGACGAATTCGCCGAACTGCTCCGGCGTGCCGTAACGCGCACTCGGGGCGAATTGCGAGAGCAACTGATAACCCCACGAACCACCGAACGGGTGTTCCATGATCGGCATCAGTTCGATGTGGGTGAAGCCCAGTTCCTTGACGTAAGGAATCAGCCGCTCGGCCAGCTCCGGCCAGGTGTACTGGCGGGCTACTTCGCCCAGATCGTCCAGTTCGCACTGCCACGATCCGGCATGCAATTCGTAGATCGACAGCGGCTGCGAATGCTGTTGCCGCTCGCGACGGCCGCTCATCCAGTCCTGATCCTGCCAGTTGATCTGCAGCGGCGCGGCGACTTTCGAGGCGGTGTCCGGTGGCAGGCTGGTGGCCAGGGCCATCGGGTCGGCCTTCAGCGGCAGAATGCCGTGGGCACCGAGAATTTCGTACTTGTACAACTCACCCGCCTGCAGGCGCGGAATGAACAACTCCCAGACCCCGGACGGATGCCGCAAACGCATCGGATGGCGGCGCCCGTCCCACACGTTGAAGTCACCGACCACCGACACCCGGCGGGCATTCGGCGCCCATACGGCAAAGCGCACGCCCTCCACGCCATCAACGCTTGTCAGTTGTGCGCCGAGGCAACCGCTCAGGTCGCGGTGGTTGCCTTCGGCGAACAGATACAAATCCATTTCCCCGAGCAACTGGCCGAAGCTGTAGGGATCTTCCGCCACCTGCTCGCCACCGGACCAGCGGGTGCGCAACAGATACGGCCGCGCCTGGGCAAAGTGCCCGACAAACAGCCCCGGGGTTTCGGTGGCCGTGAGTTCGCCGCGCTCTTCGCCGCTGTCCCTGTCCAATACTTCAACTTTCAACGCCCCGGGCAGATAAGCCCGGATGAATTGCCCGCCGGCACCATCGCCGTGCGGACCGAGAATGGAAAACGGGTCGTGATGTTCGGCGCGCACCAGGGCGTCGATGTCCTGCGCCACCGGCAACAATGCCTCTTTGGCGTGACCCTGTTCCTTGTTCGAGAAACTCATGACTACTCTCCACCAAGATCGGAAAAGGGTTTAAGCCCCGTCAATAACCCATACAAACCGTGCAACGGCACGGGCAGCCACGTGGGGCGATTTTCGGCTTCATAGGCCACTTCATAGGCCGCCTTCTCCAGGCCGAACAGCGCAAGCGCAGCGTCGGCACCCGCAGGATCCTGCCAGGCATGATCAAGACTAGCTGCCGCGCGGCGATATGCCTGCACAAATGCCTCTCGGGCCTCACGCAAATAGCGCTCGGCCACCCGATGCCGCGCTGCTTCGGACTCAGGACTGTGATCGACGTTGTGCACGTTGATGGTCATAGCTGCGGCGTAATCGAAGGAGCGCAGCACCCCGCTGACGTCCTTGTACGGGCTGTGTTTGCCACGACGCTCGTGCAGCGGCCGTGCCGGCTCACCCTCGAAATCGATCAGGTAGGCATCGCCCTTGATCACCAGCACCTGGCCCAGATGCA from Pseudomonas sp. P8_229 encodes:
- a CDS encoding autotransporter outer membrane beta-barrel domain-containing protein — its product is MKSSFTPQEIKVTFCTVSSSILLCSSMEAQAGPAADETTPWYRQDVPVLTLPATVITPDLQRLSPRPDLQGANLITEDLAPASWDRLYGQSARLAQTDVLSPGFAAPGSGELKGPAVLTVQSAGGHTQTIGLIGGRNQIQANSGGLISSRALADPTTDTLNLQGQSLGAYYSLTGDKGWHVDLSASGGRVSGFSRNEQGARQATEGSAMTLSIEGGYPIGLSENWVVEPQAQLINQRITLDTPYAGSGNASSTDLSAWSGRVGARMKGSYDLNGLPLEPYVRTNVWHTVYTGNTVTLDQVDKISSSRKSSTVELGLGLVARVTPAVSLYVSADYSSDVDDNDLNGLIGSLGVRMRW
- the glgB gene encoding 1,4-alpha-glucan branching protein GlgB, encoding MSFSNKEQGHAKEALLPVAQDIDALVRAEHHDPFSILGPHGDGAGGQFIRAYLPGALKVEVLDRDSGEERGELTATETPGLFVGHFAQARPYLLRTRWSGGEQVAEDPYSFGQLLGEMDLYLFAEGNHRDLSGCLGAQLTSVDGVEGVRFAVWAPNARRVSVVGDFNVWDGRRHPMRLRHPSGVWELFIPRLQAGELYKYEILGAHGILPLKADPMALATSLPPDTASKVAAPLQINWQDQDWMSGRRERQQHSQPLSIYELHAGSWQCELDDLGEVARQYTWPELAERLIPYVKELGFTHIELMPIMEHPFGGSWGYQLLSQFAPSARYGTPEQFGEFVNTCHQAGIGVILDWVPAHFPTDTHGLAQFDGTALYEYGNPLEGFHQDWDTLIYNLGRTEVHGYMLASALHWLKHFHVDGLRVDAVASMLYRDYSRKAGEWVPNRHGGRENLEAIDFLRHLNDVVELEAPGALVIAEESTAWPGVSQSTQQGGLGFAYKWNMGWMHDSLHYIQQDPVYRAHHHNELSFGLVYAWSERFILPISHDEVVHGKHSLIDKMPGDRWQKFANLRAYLSFMWTHPGKKLLFMGCEFGQWREWNHDQQLDWYLLQYSEHKGVQKLVGDLNRLYRDEPALHDQDDAPQGFQWLIGDDAINSVYAWLRWSKDGKPVLVVANFTPVPRQSYRVGVPFAGRWTELLNSDADTYAGSNYGNGGGAFTDEVASHGQSLSLELNLPPLAVLILKPEG